A window from Centropristis striata isolate RG_2023a ecotype Rhode Island chromosome 2, C.striata_1.0, whole genome shotgun sequence encodes these proteins:
- the eif4g2a gene encoding eukaryotic translation initiation factor 4 gamma 2a, with translation MLGNIKFIGELGKLNLIHETILHKCIKTLLEKKKRVQLKDMGEDLECLCQIMKTVGPKLDHAKARSLMDQYFSRMRSLTNNKELPARIRFLLQNTVEMRDNNWSARKAYTDNGPKTINQVRQDAVKDLGIFIPPPTDGMRNEFFMENSFLPSRIKFDRETLGGLADMFGQMPGSGIGTGPGVIQDHYSPTMGRHRTNPIYNGHAGNGNGSHQPQFEGGNKQYTKPNQGQGSPVFNHKQNHSVPMQSKDMAPRFSKKGKVNADEISLRPAQSFILSKKQIPKLQPQMMMIPSSAQGSLMGQAPQLGLKTNPPPIQEKPAKSTKKAPPTKEELRKMTETLVADYLNNKNMDEAVNAVKEMRAPKHFLPEMLNKIVVYSLDRSDEDKEQASTLVHTLCTEGLATGENLMQAFLSVLDQCPKIEEEIPLVKSYLAQFAARAIVADLVTITDLAHHLENGAHFPLFLLCLQQLVKLKDREWLGDLFQRSSVNMQKMLPEIDQNKDRMLEILDGKGLSFLFPLMKLEKELLKQIKVDPSPQSIYKWIKDNISPKLHTDKGFVNILMTSFLQYIAYEINPDDDEEQLSSPSKEQLDEEKQLLLSFKPVMQKFLHDHINLQVSALYALQVHCNTKAFPKGMLLRYFVNFYDMEIIEEEAFLSWKEDVTQEYPGKGKALFQVNQWLTWLETAEEEESEDDDY, from the exons ATGTTGGGCAACATCAAATTCATTGGGGAACTTGGCAAACTTAACCTCATCCATGAAACTATCCTTCATAAGTGCATCAAAACA cttttggagaagaagaagagagtccAACTTAAGGATATGGGTGAAGATTTGGAATGCCTCTGtcagataatgaaaacagttGGGCCTAAACTTGATCACGCAAAAGCTAGG TCTCTGATGGATCAGTACTTCAGCCGCATGCGATCCTTGACCAACAACAAGGAACTGCCAGCCAGGATCCGTTTCCTGCTGCAGAATACAGTCGAGATGCGAGACAACAACTGGTCGGCTCGCAAAGCTTATACTGACAACGGACCAAAGACGATCAACCAAGTTCGTCAGGATGCAGTAAAA GATTTGGGCATTTTCATTCCACCTCCTACCGATGGAATGAGGAATGAATTCTTCATGGAAAACTCCTTCTTGCCATCAAGGATCAAGTTCGACCGGGAAACTCTTGGTGGGCTGGCTGATATGTTTGGACAAATGCCAG GAAGTGGCATTGGGACAGGTCCAGGAGTCATTCAGGACCACTACTCCCCGACCATGGGACGCCATCGCACAAACCCCATTTACAACGGCCACGCTGGGAACGGCAACGGTTCACATCAGCCTCAGTTTGAAGGAGGGAACAAACAGTATACCAAGCCAAACCAG ggCCAGGGTTCACCAGTGttcaaccacaaacagaatcactCGGTGCCGATGCAGTCGAAGGATATGGCTCCACGATTCAGCAAGAAGGGGAAGGTCAACGCTGATGAG ATCAGTCTGAGGCCGGCACAGTCCTTCATCCTGAGTAAAAAACAGATCCCCAAGCTGCAGCCACAGATGATGATGATTCCTTCAAGTGCCCAAGGTTCCTTAATGGGACAG GCTCCACAGCTTGGCTTGAAAACCAATCCTCCTCCAATTCAGGAAAAACCTGCCAAGTCCACTAAAAAAGCTCCTCCTACAAAGGAAGAGTTGCGCAAAATGACA gagACACTGGTGGCAGATTACCTGAACAACAAGAACATGGATGAGGCAGTAAACGCTGTGAAGGAGATGAGAGCTCCGAAACACTTTCTGCCTGAGATGCTGAACAAGATTGTGGTTTATTCACTTGATCGTTCAGATGAGGATAAAGAACAAGCGAGCACCCTGGTCCACACTCTGTGCACTGAGGGCCTGGCCACTGGAGAAAACCTAATGCAG GCCTTTCTGAGTGTTCTGGACCAGTGTCCTAAGATCGAGGAGGAGATCCCTCTGGTCAAGTCTTACCTGGCTCAGTTTGCAGCCCGTGCGATCGTTGCTGACCTGGTCACCATCACAGATCTGGCCCATCACCTGGAGAACGGAGCACATTTCCCTCTGTTCCTGCTctgcctgcagcagctggtcaAACTGAAGGACCGTGAGTGGCTGGGAGATCTGTTCCAGAGGAGCAGCGTCAACATGCAGAAGATGCTGCCTG AAATCGACCAGAACAAGGACCGGATGCTGGAGATTCTGGACGGTAAAGGTCTCAGCTTTCTGTTCCCACTGATGAAACTGGAGAAGGAGCTGCTGAAGCAGATCAAAGTAGATCCGTCTCCACAGTCCATCTACAAGTGGATCAAAGACAACATCTCTCCTAAACTGCACACTGACAAAGGCTTCGTCAACATCCTCATGACCAG TTTCTTGCAGTACATCGCTTATGAGATCAACCCTGACGATGACGAGGAGCAGCTTTCATCGCCCAGCAAGGAGCAGCTGGACGAGGAGAAGCAGCTGCTGCTCTCCTTCAAGCCGGTGATGCAGAAGTTCCTCCACGACCACATCAACCTGCAAGTCAGCGCGCTCTACGCCCTCCAGGTTCACTGCAACACCAAGGCCTTCCCCAAAG GTATGTTACTGCGCTACTTTGTGAACTTTTACGACATGGAAATAATCGAAGAAGAAGCCTTCCTCTCATGGAAAGAAGATGTCACCCAAGAATATCCAGGGAAGGGGAAAGCATTATTTCAG GTGAACCAGTGGCTGACCTGGCTGGAGacggcagaagaagaagaatcagaGGATGATGATTACTGA